In Clostridium sp. JN-1, one genomic interval encodes:
- the aroD gene encoding type I 3-dehydroquinate dehydratase: protein MQSMVKVRNVKLGEGIPKIAVPLMGRTNEELIDDVKYLKTISLDIVEWRIDYYKDVENIEKVKEILSELRAALEDIPLLVTFRTAREGGEKEITLEYYVELNKAIAVTKNADLIDVELFIGDNKVVKEIVDSAHQNGVKVIMSNHDFHSTPSREEIISTLCKMQQLGADVPKIAVMPSTPDDVLELLSATNEMRRDHGQTPVITISMGHLGIISRLAGETFGSALTFGSAKAASAPGQLQADELYKILKLITAAK from the coding sequence ATGCAAAGCATGGTAAAGGTTAGAAATGTAAAATTAGGAGAAGGAATTCCTAAAATTGCAGTACCTCTTATGGGAAGAACTAATGAAGAATTAATTGATGATGTTAAGTACTTAAAGACAATTAGTCTTGATATTGTTGAATGGAGAATTGATTACTATAAAGATGTAGAAAATATTGAAAAGGTAAAAGAAATTTTATCTGAGCTTAGGGCTGCGTTAGAAGATATTCCACTATTAGTAACTTTTAGAACTGCAAGAGAAGGTGGAGAGAAAGAAATTACTCTAGAATATTATGTTGAACTCAATAAGGCAATTGCGGTAACTAAGAATGCAGATTTAATTGATGTTGAATTATTTATTGGTGATAATAAAGTAGTAAAAGAAATTGTTGATTCAGCCCATCAAAATGGAGTAAAGGTAATTATGTCAAACCATGATTTTCATAGTACTCCATCAAGGGAAGAAATAATATCTACATTGTGTAAGATGCAGCAGTTAGGAGCAGATGTACCTAAGATTGCAGTTATGCCTTCAACTCCTGATGATGTGCTTGAGCTTTTAAGTGCAACTAATGAAATGAGACGTGATCATGGTCAAACTCCAGTTATCACTATATCAATGGGGCATCTTGGAATTATAAGCCGTTTAGCAGGAGAAACTTTTGGTTCAGCACTTACTTTTGGATCAGCTAAAGCAGCATCAGCACCAGGGCAATTACAAGCAGATGAATTATATAAAATACTTAAACTTATAACAGCAGCTAAATAA
- a CDS encoding 3'-5' exoribonuclease YhaM family protein, with amino-acid sequence MNRKEIFLSDIKSGENVTISLMVMKIIFRDPNKIVCILADKSGDVKANMPNKNDNISQGSVINIEGIKDGILAVKDYEFTVDYEISDYLPTVSRPIEDIMDEIELYTNKYIISNEARALNDYFFKDVVFLDKFKRGIGGVSMHHNYVGGLAEHTLNVMYLTIMLCERYKCRRTEIAVLSAKLHDIGKIYELYYDGPFKYTLRGEMEGHIVIGTELIDEAVKENPGLYSEDFVMRVKGCIVQHHGKLEYGSPREMKMEESFILNYADSIDASMNKISQIKGKTEPGSWSDFDRRIETRLYL; translated from the coding sequence ATGAATAGAAAAGAAATCTTTTTAAGTGATATAAAAAGTGGAGAAAATGTAACGATATCATTAATGGTAATGAAGATAATATTTAGAGATCCTAATAAGATTGTATGTATACTTGCAGATAAAAGTGGGGATGTAAAGGCTAATATGCCAAATAAAAATGATAATATTTCTCAAGGAAGTGTAATAAACATTGAGGGAATTAAAGATGGAATACTTGCTGTAAAAGATTATGAATTTACAGTAGATTACGAGATTTCAGATTATCTTCCAACTGTAAGCAGACCTATTGAGGATATTATGGATGAGATTGAACTTTATACAAATAAATATATTATCTCAAATGAAGCCAGAGCTTTGAATGACTATTTTTTTAAAGATGTTGTATTCCTTGATAAATTCAAAAGAGGAATAGGTGGAGTTTCAATGCACCATAATTACGTAGGAGGACTTGCAGAACATACATTAAATGTTATGTATCTCACAATCATGCTTTGTGAAAGATATAAATGCAGGAGAACAGAAATAGCAGTACTTTCAGCAAAACTTCATGATATTGGAAAGATATATGAATTATACTATGACGGTCCTTTTAAATATACGTTAAGGGGAGAAATGGAAGGGCATATTGTAATTGGCACGGAGCTTATAGATGAAGCAGTAAAAGAAAACCCTGGACTTTATAGTGAAGATTTTGTTATGAGAGTAAAAGGTTGTATTGTTCAACATCACGGAAAACTTGAATATGGTTCACCGAGAGAAATGAAAATGGAGGAATCCTTTATATTAAATTATGCAGATTCTATAGATGCTTCTATGAATAAAATTTCTCAAATAAAGGGTAAAACAGAACCTGGCAGCTGGTCAGATTTTGACAGAAGAATAGAAACTAGGCTGTACCTATAA
- a CDS encoding DUF503 domain-containing protein, whose translation MNILVMKITLRASWVHSLKEKRMVVKSIVQKLKNKFNISAAEVEDQDIHQTIVIGAAGICGTSAQIDSTMENIINFIECNTDAEIIDIQQEDIMGI comes from the coding sequence ATGAATATATTGGTTATGAAAATTACACTAAGGGCATCTTGGGTACATTCGCTTAAAGAAAAGAGAATGGTTGTAAAAAGTATAGTTCAAAAGTTGAAAAATAAGTTTAACATATCAGCAGCGGAAGTTGAGGACCAAGATATTCATCAAACAATAGTTATAGGAGCTGCAGGAATATGTGGAACTTCTGCACAAATTGATTCCACCATGGAAAACATTATAAATTTTATAGAGTGTAATACTGATGCAGAAATAATAGATATTCAACAAGAAGATATTATGGGTATATAA
- a CDS encoding CsxC family protein, which yields MDNTNYSYDSICNASVVSAETLPGSTNYPYDGGEFKVPKVLAEFVIQIDSESKIRLNEPAYEIKRIEKQIFLNQCRYIAPTDKVFISGYIRKNIEYATRSCTTGSGIGGTIKDAVVHIPIKTFTQVKFKNFPKVHPNVPPSIARYFDDKRMGKNIREADRLNIEVFNEPVFCELEWSAIADADIDDRGTPIDGFPNEEEFQEFTDKSVAYVCVKLLQKQQVCWGNKGPCKEPSKKPSSLINSNWNFPITDLTRQK from the coding sequence ATGGATAACACTAATTATTCTTATGATTCAATATGTAATGCCAGTGTTGTAAGTGCAGAAACACTTCCAGGTTCCACTAATTACCCTTATGATGGAGGAGAATTTAAAGTTCCTAAAGTTCTTGCTGAATTTGTAATTCAAATAGATTCAGAATCAAAAATTAGACTCAATGAGCCTGCTTATGAAATAAAGAGAATAGAAAAGCAAATATTTTTAAATCAATGTAGGTATATTGCACCAACTGATAAAGTTTTCATTTCCGGATATATTAGGAAAAATATAGAATATGCTACAAGAAGCTGTACAACAGGCTCTGGAATAGGCGGAACTATTAAAGATGCTGTTGTTCATATTCCAATAAAGACTTTTACTCAAGTAAAATTTAAAAACTTCCCTAAGGTTCATCCAAATGTTCCCCCTTCAATAGCTAGATATTTTGATGATAAAAGAATGGGTAAAAATATTAGGGAAGCCGACAGATTAAACATTGAAGTTTTCAATGAACCTGTTTTTTGTGAACTTGAATGGTCAGCAATAGCTGATGCAGATATTGATGATAGAGGTACTCCAATCGACGGATTTCCTAATGAAGAAGAATTCCAAGAATTCACTGATAAATCAGTTGCATATGTATGTGTAAAATTACTGCAAAAACAGCAAGTTTGTTGGGGAAATAAAGGTCCTTGTAAAGAACCTTCAAAGAAACCATCTTCTTTAATAAATTCAAATTGGAATTTTCCAATCACCGACCTTACAAGACAGAAATAA
- a CDS encoding hydrogenase small subunit translates to MSTKNNEFCPLIAYKERSSRAIVREAIDLIKSEKAKKLNAIWLEVTGCSGNIISFLNSENPGLDYILTELINLKYNNTLMNSEGEYAFKEFLNTLKTEFILLIDGAVSTAENGFYNIVANYNGKPVTALDAVKMAGEKAKYVLAVGTCASYGGISAAKPNPSASKSVKEVLNREIIRLPGCPCHPDWVVGTLASLIAFGKSQLDDEGRPLLFYGITIHDACSRRGFFEKRIFAKKFGEEGCMFKLGCRGPVTKTDCPRRKWNGYVNWPVEDNTNCIGCANSRFPDGMEPFVRY, encoded by the coding sequence ATGTCTACAAAAAATAATGAGTTTTGTCCTTTAATTGCATATAAAGAACGCAGCTCAAGAGCGATTGTCCGTGAAGCTATAGATTTGATCAAAAGTGAAAAAGCAAAAAAGTTAAACGCAATATGGCTTGAAGTAACCGGATGTTCTGGTAATATTATTTCTTTTTTAAATAGTGAAAATCCAGGACTTGATTACATTTTAACAGAACTTATTAATTTAAAATACAATAATACACTTATGAATTCAGAAGGAGAGTATGCATTTAAGGAGTTCTTAAATACACTTAAAACTGAATTCATATTATTAATTGATGGGGCAGTATCTACTGCAGAAAATGGATTTTACAATATCGTTGCAAATTATAATGGAAAGCCTGTTACTGCACTTGATGCTGTAAAGATGGCAGGAGAAAAAGCAAAGTATGTGCTTGCTGTTGGCACTTGTGCTTCTTATGGAGGAATATCTGCTGCAAAACCAAATCCTTCAGCTAGTAAAAGTGTCAAAGAGGTATTAAATCGTGAAATTATAAGGCTTCCAGGTTGTCCGTGTCATCCAGATTGGGTAGTTGGAACTTTAGCTAGTTTAATTGCCTTTGGAAAATCACAATTAGATGATGAGGGAAGACCTCTTCTTTTTTATGGAATTACTATACATGATGCTTGTAGTAGAAGAGGCTTTTTTGAGAAAAGAATTTTTGCTAAAAAATTTGGAGAAGAAGGATGCATGTTTAAGCTTGGATGCAGGGGTCCTGTTACTAAAACTGATTGTCCAAGGAGAAAGTGGAATGGATATGTTAATTGGCCTGTCGAAGATAATACTAATTGTATAGGATGTGCAAACTCAAGATTTCCAGATGGAATGGAGCCATTTGTAAGGTATTAA
- a CDS encoding nickel-dependent hydrogenase large subunit: MKKTIVIDPITRISGFLETKVKVEKDIIVYAQTSGLLFRGFEKMLKSRQPLDAVYFTERICGICSTAHAVAATMALEDALKISISLNDSYIRNLMHGFEFIQNHIRHFYNMTVPSYVRMPDINPLYSNQYDDYRLPDNLNKKISQDYIESIKYSRLAHEGLAVLGGKAPHNHGIFVGGVTVNIDSYKLVKVKSIISKIKEFVNNTMIEDMNIISEYYADYFKIGGSYGNFMTYGIFDKYEDPSISYVKPSVLINGQRSNLNSSKITENVLNTWYMNDNEETINLSKETGYTFIKSPNYEGHQMEVGPLARLILSGEYNGGSSCMDRNAARVLETKKIIGIMEELSKRITVQPNGQRTYKIPDSAYGVGLTDTTRGALGHWIKIEDKLIKYYNIITPTVWNMGPKDETGKFGVGEKSLIGTKIKDISQPIEVGRIMRSFDPCVSCATHLISDKYKPVDIEVIV, from the coding sequence ATGAAAAAGACAATTGTAATTGATCCAATTACGAGAATAAGTGGTTTCTTGGAAACTAAAGTTAAAGTAGAGAAAGATATCATAGTATATGCTCAAACTAGCGGATTGCTTTTCAGGGGATTTGAGAAGATGCTAAAGAGCAGACAGCCGCTTGATGCAGTGTATTTTACGGAGAGAATTTGTGGAATATGTTCAACAGCACATGCTGTTGCAGCTACTATGGCACTTGAAGATGCTTTAAAAATAAGTATAAGTTTAAATGATTCATATATACGTAATTTAATGCATGGCTTTGAATTTATACAAAATCACATAAGACACTTTTATAACATGACAGTACCAAGTTATGTAAGAATGCCGGATATAAATCCACTTTATTCAAATCAATATGACGACTATAGGTTACCGGATAATTTAAATAAGAAAATAAGTCAGGATTATATTGAGAGTATTAAATACAGTAGATTAGCCCATGAAGGATTAGCTGTGCTTGGAGGAAAAGCCCCGCATAATCATGGCATTTTTGTTGGAGGAGTTACTGTAAATATTGATTCATATAAATTAGTAAAGGTTAAGTCAATAATATCTAAGATAAAAGAATTTGTAAATAACACAATGATTGAAGATATGAATATAATTTCAGAGTACTATGCTGATTATTTTAAAATAGGTGGGTCTTATGGAAACTTTATGACTTATGGAATTTTTGACAAATATGAAGATCCAAGTATAAGTTATGTAAAGCCTTCTGTTTTAATAAATGGGCAAAGGAGTAACTTAAACAGCAGCAAGATTACAGAAAATGTGCTTAATACATGGTACATGAATGACAATGAGGAAACAATCAATTTATCTAAAGAAACAGGCTACACTTTTATAAAATCTCCTAATTATGAAGGGCATCAAATGGAAGTAGGACCGCTTGCAAGGCTCATACTTTCAGGTGAATATAATGGTGGAAGTTCATGTATGGATAGAAATGCTGCTAGAGTTCTTGAAACTAAAAAAATAATTGGAATAATGGAGGAACTTTCAAAGCGTATTACGGTGCAGCCAAATGGGCAGAGAACATATAAAATTCCAGATAGTGCATATGGAGTTGGACTTACTGATACTACTAGAGGTGCTCTTGGCCACTGGATAAAGATAGAAGATAAACTTATAAAATATTACAATATTATAACTCCTACAGTATGGAATATGGGACCTAAAGATGAAACAGGTAAATTTGGAGTAGGGGAAAAGTCTTTAATTGGAACTAAAATAAAAGACATCTCACAGCCGATAGAAGTTGGGAGAATTATGAGATCATTTGATCCATGTGTTTCCTGTGCAACTCATTTGATAAGTGATAAATATAAACCAGTTGATATTGAGGTCATAGTATGA
- a CDS encoding hydrogenase maturation protease — translation MKVKVIAIGNVLMEDDGIGIKVLEKIKDKLKDKNIEVIIGETDAEYCISQIEDGDFIFIIDASCNEKPPGTITVVDLKNYSYKRKYYTQHNYNAADLIKLYNKSITGFVIEIEVSSVSFNFGLSLELQKKLDQISNQVLKNILSKVESCE, via the coding sequence ATGAAAGTTAAAGTTATTGCAATAGGAAATGTCCTTATGGAAGATGACGGCATTGGAATTAAGGTATTAGAAAAAATAAAAGATAAGCTTAAAGATAAAAATATAGAAGTTATAATTGGGGAAACAGATGCTGAGTATTGTATTTCTCAAATAGAAGATGGAGATTTTATATTTATAATAGATGCTTCTTGTAATGAGAAACCTCCAGGTACAATAACGGTTGTTGATTTAAAAAATTATAGCTATAAAAGAAAATATTATACACAGCACAACTATAATGCAGCAGATTTGATAAAACTATATAATAAATCAATAACTGGATTTGTTATTGAAATTGAGGTATCAAGTGTAAGTTTCAATTTTGGACTTAGTCTTGAACTTCAAAAAAAACTTGATCAAATTTCAAATCAAGTTTTAAAAAATATACTTTCTAAGGTGGAATCCTGTGAATAA
- a CDS encoding cytochrome b5 domain-containing protein, with product MESNLAKEFRVIQQKIVYFNYITVINPCPYMRNYCGFLINNELEKLNKFIYLIDDKDCGRQAKNEFTLEELAKYDGANGAPAYAAVNGVVYDVSLSPAWGGGTHFGLYAGKDFTSQFRACHKDQVTILDKLPVVGKIKS from the coding sequence TTGGAAAGTAATTTGGCTAAAGAATTTAGAGTAATTCAACAAAAAATTGTTTACTTTAATTATATTACTGTGATTAATCCATGTCCTTATATGAGGAATTATTGTGGATTTTTAATAAATAATGAGCTGGAGAAATTGAATAAGTTTATATACTTGATAGATGATAAAGACTGTGGAAGACAAGCCAAAAATGAATTTACATTAGAGGAGCTTGCAAAGTACGATGGTGCCAATGGAGCACCAGCTTATGCTGCCGTTAACGGTGTTGTATATGATGTAAGTTTATCACCAGCATGGGGTGGAGGAACACATTTTGGACTATATGCAGGGAAAGACTTTACTAGTCAATTTAGAGCATGTCATAAGGATCAAGTTACAATACTTGATAAGTTACCGGTAGTTGGAAAGATAAAGTCTTAA
- a CDS encoding GtrA family protein, translating into MTNKFNLYLKQHFNNFINNESKLFNFLRFGTIGVVNTIHYYIWYILLLWLKVPYIISHTVSFTFSMIGSYFLNCYFTFKVKPTFAKFVKFPLTTLTNYLVSTFSLILLVNMFRISPKLAALLASILPIPITFTVTHYILKPSHANTNVSKNYSKLFRNLFVFIFLLSFSIGCHLYIFYKGVLFGTSGTDNTMQFMYFVPFIQKALTSGQHLWSWSYGLGGDILGGFSYYYSTSPFFYLLLLIRELGVGSLTLASTLSWKLLFSIFKQLLSMLILYYLLRYEGRKVYSSVIGALIYGGCISFIHFSLFFDFMADAYIWLPLTILGWRIYDKTGKYFLFVISAALTIANNFYFGFISFVFYVIFIIVFMKLKGSTLSQKIHSSFKEILKYSMFTILALGIAAAAFIPSVITFLNTDRFSTKFYVPIFYNMNTMLEQPSRLFSYYSTLGFPLIILIILILPWKKFSRVTKRKTILALIFFILYLTPLSGSFFNGFSYSSDRWFYLFIFSVAYAVPDWLDENDKLKSVNLYRFFAISTLILILFNVKVPDGSNFTAISPSKTKLIHIMTLVLGLTSFLTITFKKYTLKRSSNLILNFTTVCCAAAALVINSNAYLYIAKPDMSYSILQRSGMDNKEERQIFENLTPLSDEFYRVIFRNLSEENSPMSYGYYGASAYNSMIDGNLHKWLKVDLNILNRTVTPSTYANFDDRFFLETFFGCKYMVKYKDDNYVPPYGYTLSKKTDNYSIYKNNNNVGFDLWYTNIVDKQVYDKMNIAQKDTSLLQAAAVDQNIIRSDGNIPNINNVTTELKPDLKNAVAKNLRLKNGIITAGENASISIPINNQRSDAGELLFSMNLKPVNGQQIILNVNDKSTKKMEENYPYVYPLNTFTFKLPGDTKVLNITISKGTYILSNAHLWFNSYNYYQKWVNNLNKYNLKNLYIKGGKVKGTIKNDEKGILALNIPFNNGWSAKVDGKNQKLTKVNGVLTGLSLEPGNHNIELTFTTPGLIPGIIISIISLLILIL; encoded by the coding sequence ATGACAAACAAGTTTAACTTATATTTGAAACAACATTTTAATAACTTTATAAATAATGAAAGCAAATTATTTAACTTTCTAAGATTTGGTACAATTGGTGTAGTAAATACTATTCACTATTACATATGGTACATTCTGCTATTATGGCTCAAAGTACCTTACATAATAAGCCATACAGTATCATTCACATTCAGCATGATTGGATCATACTTTTTAAATTGCTATTTTACCTTTAAGGTAAAGCCAACATTTGCAAAATTCGTCAAGTTTCCATTAACTACGTTAACAAATTATCTTGTTTCTACATTTTCACTAATATTGCTCGTAAACATGTTTCGCATAAGTCCTAAGCTTGCAGCACTGCTAGCTTCTATACTACCTATACCTATAACATTTACAGTTACACATTACATATTGAAGCCTTCACATGCTAACACAAATGTGAGCAAAAATTATTCTAAACTTTTTAGGAATCTATTTGTGTTCATTTTTTTGCTGTCTTTTTCAATAGGATGCCATCTATATATTTTTTATAAAGGAGTTTTATTTGGTACATCGGGCACAGATAATACAATGCAATTCATGTACTTTGTTCCATTTATACAAAAAGCTCTAACTTCAGGTCAGCACCTTTGGTCTTGGAGCTATGGACTGGGTGGAGATATATTAGGTGGATTCAGTTACTATTACAGCACAAGTCCATTTTTTTACTTACTGCTCTTAATAAGGGAATTGGGGGTTGGAAGTTTAACTTTAGCAAGTACATTAAGCTGGAAATTGTTATTTAGTATTTTTAAGCAGCTCTTATCCATGTTAATTTTATATTACTTATTAAGATATGAAGGTAGAAAAGTATATTCTTCTGTCATAGGTGCATTGATATATGGAGGCTGCATAAGTTTTATACATTTTTCTCTTTTCTTTGATTTTATGGCTGATGCATACATATGGCTTCCTCTTACTATACTCGGATGGAGGATATATGATAAAACTGGAAAGTACTTTTTATTTGTTATAAGTGCAGCACTAACTATTGCTAACAACTTTTACTTTGGCTTTATAAGTTTTGTTTTTTATGTTATTTTTATAATTGTATTTATGAAACTCAAAGGTAGTACCTTAAGTCAAAAAATTCATTCTTCTTTTAAAGAGATTTTAAAATATTCTATGTTTACTATACTAGCATTGGGTATTGCAGCTGCTGCATTTATTCCATCTGTTATAACATTTTTAAATACAGATCGTTTTTCAACTAAGTTTTATGTTCCTATTTTTTATAACATGAATACTATGTTAGAACAACCCAGCAGATTATTTTCTTACTATAGTACTTTGGGATTTCCTCTAATTATTTTAATTATACTTATTTTGCCGTGGAAAAAGTTTTCTCGGGTTACAAAAAGGAAAACTATTTTAGCACTTATATTTTTTATTTTATATTTAACACCGCTTTCAGGCAGCTTTTTTAATGGTTTTTCTTACTCTTCAGATAGATGGTTTTATCTATTTATATTTTCTGTGGCTTATGCGGTTCCAGATTGGCTTGATGAAAATGATAAATTAAAAAGTGTAAATTTATATCGTTTTTTTGCTATAAGTACATTAATATTAATACTTTTCAATGTAAAAGTTCCTGATGGTTCTAATTTTACAGCTATTAGTCCATCAAAAACTAAGCTTATACACATAATGACTTTGGTCTTAGGTTTAACATCATTTTTAACCATAACTTTCAAAAAATATACTTTAAAACGTTCTTCAAATTTAATTTTAAACTTTACAACAGTTTGCTGTGCAGCAGCTGCATTAGTTATAAATTCAAATGCTTATTTATATATTGCTAAACCTGATATGAGTTATTCTATACTGCAGAGATCAGGAATGGACAATAAAGAAGAAAGACAAATATTTGAAAATCTTACTCCGCTGTCAGACGAATTTTATAGGGTAATTTTTAGAAACTTAAGTGAAGAAAATTCACCAATGAGCTATGGCTATTATGGTGCAAGTGCATATAACAGCATGATAGATGGAAATCTTCACAAATGGTTAAAAGTTGATCTTAATATCTTAAATCGTACTGTTACACCTAGTACATATGCAAACTTTGATGATCGTTTTTTTCTTGAAACTTTTTTTGGGTGTAAATATATGGTTAAATATAAAGATGATAATTATGTACCTCCTTATGGATATACACTCAGTAAAAAAACAGATAACTACTCAATATATAAAAATAATAACAATGTTGGCTTTGATCTATGGTATACAAATATAGTTGATAAACAAGTTTATGATAAAATGAATATTGCCCAAAAAGATACATCGCTCCTCCAAGCTGCTGCAGTTGATCAAAATATAATACGTTCAGACGGGAATATACCTAACATTAATAATGTTACAACTGAACTAAAACCTGATTTAAAAAATGCAGTTGCTAAAAATTTAAGACTTAAGAATGGTATAATTACTGCAGGCGAAAATGCTTCAATAAGTATACCTATAAATAATCAAAGAAGCGATGCAGGTGAACTACTATTTTCAATGAATTTAAAACCTGTAAATGGTCAGCAAATAATTCTAAATGTAAATGATAAATCCACAAAAAAGATGGAAGAAAATTATCCTTATGTATATCCTCTTAATACATTTACCTTTAAATTACCTGGTGATACTAAAGTATTAAATATAACTATTTCAAAGGGTACTTATATTTTAAGTAATGCCCATCTGTGGTTTAATTCATATAACTACTATCAAAAATGGGTAAATAACTTAAATAAATACAATCTCAAAAACTTATATATAAAAGGTGGAAAAGTTAAAGGAACTATTAAAAATGACGAAAAAGGTATTCTTGCACTTAATATACCATTTAATAACGGCTGGTCTGCAAAAGTAGATGGTAAAAATCAGAAATTGACAAAGGTAAATGGTGTACTTACAGGACTCTCCTTAGAACCTGGAAATCATAATATTGAGCTTACATTTACCACTCCAGGGTTGATTCCCGGAATTATTATAAGTATAATTTCACTTTTGATTCTTATTTTGTAG
- a CDS encoding glycosyltransferase family 2 protein, with translation MNLTVLIPSYNESDSIESLYEELNFILLQDSLKQNYDYELIFIDDGSNDNTLDIIKKLQKYDRHIKYLSFSRNFGKEAAMLAGFAYSIGDAVILIDADLQHPPELIPKMIKYYKDGYDQVIGKRNRTGDSKSKTFLSKLYYKIVNYLIGVRLTDGIGDFRLLSKRAVNAILSMHEYNRFSKGIFSWIGFDSKIIEYENQSRLNGTSKWSFKKLLHYGIDGILSFNDKPLTTTLYFGVIITLCGIAYVLYSLIQILISGINTPKYFTIIIAVLIISGVQLISIGVIGQYVGRIYSEVKMRPHFIIKETNIKVSNSNNQGVRHDKQV, from the coding sequence GTGAATTTAACGGTACTTATTCCTTCTTACAATGAATCTGATTCAATTGAATCATTATATGAAGAACTAAACTTTATACTCTTGCAGGATTCCTTAAAACAAAATTATGATTATGAACTAATTTTCATTGATGATGGGAGTAATGATAATACATTAGATATAATTAAAAAACTTCAAAAATATGATAGGCATATTAAATATCTATCGTTTTCTAGAAACTTTGGAAAGGAAGCTGCAATGTTAGCTGGTTTTGCATATTCTATTGGAGATGCAGTCATTTTAATCGATGCAGATTTACAACATCCACCTGAATTAATTCCTAAAATGATCAAATACTATAAAGATGGATATGATCAAGTTATTGGAAAACGAAATAGAACTGGTGACTCTAAATCAAAAACTTTTTTAAGTAAATTATATTACAAAATAGTAAATTATCTAATTGGTGTAAGATTAACAGATGGAATAGGTGATTTTCGTCTTTTGAGCAAAAGAGCTGTAAATGCAATTTTGTCAATGCATGAATACAACAGATTTTCAAAAGGAATATTTTCATGGATTGGCTTTGATTCAAAAATAATAGAATATGAAAATCAAAGTAGATTAAATGGAACTAGTAAATGGAGTTTTAAAAAACTACTTCACTATGGAATTGACGGAATCTTATCATTTAATGATAAACCACTTACTACAACTTTGTACTTTGGTGTTATAATAACACTTTGTGGTATAGCCTATGTCCTATACTCCTTAATACAAATTTTAATATCAGGGATTAATACTCCTAAATATTTTACAATAATAATAGCTGTTTTAATTATAAGTGGAGTTCAACTCATATCAATAGGTGTAATAGGGCAATATGTTGGCAGAATTTATTCTGAAGTTAAAATGAGACCCCACTTCATCATAAAGGAAACAAATATTAAAGTATCAAATTCTAATAATCAAGGAGTAAGGCATGACAAACAAGTTTAA